The Verrucomicrobium spinosum DSM 4136 = JCM 18804 genome includes a region encoding these proteins:
- a CDS encoding PrsW family glutamic-type intramembrane protease — protein MEIFILRDGESTGPYSPGEARELIDSQQFPASTPAWYGRLTAWMPLEKVLEHIDLPFPAPEIPTLPQGSAFLVCISGPDKGKRASLKEDSPVTLGRSASCSILSDDSDALDEHIRISVAQKKVTVEPLGAATVFLDGQPFAGGSFSAKQQLRIGRSLWQVEASRDFKASAEKMLGSVASKISSAAGLEELQDFRSANLFSAVFKKRTDEEFEVHFAAGTPSNTPELAQIDTRWPQPWAFLRAFLLSIGAFIGLYYTCFHFENLKLIPGVIIVGAFAVPLSILVLFFEINVPRNISVYQVIKLVLTGGMLSLLVSMFLFQWSDSIGLSWMGASVAGIVEESGKLVALIIAARKLRFPWTLNGLVLGACVGTGFAIFETAGYAFDALITGWATHSGFQGVVMMTETLLVRAIFTPLGGHGIWTAMVGAALWRVKRDNPFKFEMLKDPKFLRVFIVAVLLHTIWNSPLDLPFMTKYMAVGFIAWVVVLSLVQMGLREVREAQAITTPSNEASTLPDSSLLQPDQS, from the coding sequence ATGGAGATCTTCATCCTCAGAGACGGCGAAAGTACCGGCCCCTACTCTCCTGGTGAAGCCAGAGAGCTTATTGACTCACAGCAGTTCCCCGCATCCACACCGGCTTGGTACGGTCGTCTGACAGCCTGGATGCCGCTTGAGAAGGTGCTCGAACACATCGATCTCCCTTTCCCGGCACCGGAAATACCGACTCTCCCTCAGGGATCTGCTTTTCTGGTCTGCATCAGCGGCCCGGACAAAGGAAAACGGGCATCTCTCAAGGAGGATTCCCCGGTCACCCTCGGCCGGTCCGCTTCCTGCAGCATCCTCTCGGACGACTCGGACGCTCTCGACGAACACATCCGGATTTCGGTCGCCCAGAAAAAGGTCACCGTTGAACCCCTGGGGGCAGCAACGGTATTCTTGGATGGTCAGCCGTTCGCCGGCGGCAGCTTTTCCGCCAAACAACAGCTCCGTATTGGTCGATCCCTCTGGCAGGTCGAAGCTTCTCGCGACTTCAAAGCCAGTGCCGAAAAGATGCTCGGCTCGGTCGCCAGCAAGATCAGCTCCGCCGCGGGTCTTGAGGAGCTTCAGGATTTTCGTTCTGCCAATCTCTTCTCGGCAGTCTTCAAGAAGCGCACGGACGAAGAGTTTGAGGTACACTTCGCTGCCGGAACCCCCTCAAACACCCCTGAACTGGCGCAAATCGACACCCGCTGGCCTCAACCGTGGGCATTCCTGCGAGCGTTCCTTCTCTCCATTGGTGCATTCATTGGCCTCTACTACACCTGCTTCCATTTCGAGAACCTCAAGCTCATCCCAGGAGTCATCATCGTGGGAGCTTTTGCAGTTCCACTCTCGATCCTTGTTCTCTTCTTCGAGATCAACGTCCCTAGGAACATTTCCGTCTATCAGGTCATCAAGTTGGTTCTCACGGGAGGCATGCTCTCCTTGCTGGTTTCAATGTTCCTCTTCCAATGGTCGGACAGCATCGGCCTCTCTTGGATGGGCGCTTCCGTCGCTGGAATCGTAGAAGAGTCCGGAAAGTTGGTCGCCTTGATCATTGCGGCCAGAAAACTGCGGTTCCCATGGACTTTAAACGGTCTGGTACTGGGTGCCTGCGTCGGAACCGGATTCGCAATTTTCGAGACCGCTGGCTACGCATTTGACGCATTGATCACCGGTTGGGCCACGCACAGCGGTTTCCAAGGGGTGGTCATGATGACTGAGACCCTGCTGGTTCGCGCCATCTTCACTCCTCTAGGTGGACACGGAATCTGGACTGCGATGGTTGGAGCAGCCCTCTGGAGGGTAAAGAGAGACAATCCCTTCAAGTTCGAGATGCTCAAGGATCCCAAATTCCTCCGAGTCTTCATCGTTGCCGTTCTTCTTCACACCATCTGGAACTCGCCTCTGGATCTGCCGTTCATGACCAAATACATGGCAGTCGGCTTCATTGCGTGGGTGGTGGTGCTCAGCCTGGTCCAGATGGGATTGAGAGAGGTGCGGGAAGCTCAAGCCATCACAACACCGTCAAACGAGGCGTCAACACTTCCTGATTCCTCTCTCCTTCAACCCGATCAATCATGA
- a CDS encoding helix-turn-helix domain-containing protein, producing the protein MASELDEKLAAFLRKKRGEMTYAAFSRKVGLPASTIFRLEQCQQSITLGRLQTVMERLKCSLDDIFG; encoded by the coding sequence GTGGCATCAGAATTGGATGAGAAGCTAGCTGCCTTTCTTCGCAAAAAGCGAGGGGAGATGACCTATGCTGCTTTCTCTAGGAAGGTTGGCCTTCCTGCATCCACCATCTTTCGGCTTGAGCAATGCCAGCAGAGTATCACCCTCGGGAGGCTTCAGACAGTCATGGAGCGTCTAAAGTGTTCTCTCGATGACATCTTCGGCTAG
- a CDS encoding ATP-binding cassette domain-containing protein: MTGVSVHQLSFAASKDPAKLLLQDLDFEIAGGVFAVLVGPSGCGKSTLLRVLSGLTSATSGLVRVGGYDPAELRTALPLAVGYLPQFAAFHENLSVEEVLSNSMSLRLPGGVSQNDRAAWLRSIVELSGLSAILHQRVATLSGGQRRRLALAEELVSDPQFLLLDELTSGLDPHAELEMMQWMAGLVQQTGKTVVLVTHSVANLQFANTVLFLNRGRLLYDGPPDQVLPSFGASSWEEVYGRADQLVATRLESGTSDRGGGPTALRTAAPAGVIRQFCVLLQRQATLFFRDKGQMWLQLMLLITFPVLVAVFASNGLPEVRSLSLRIETSVVDGLTERLHLMKESFHVSSLVAGLSMFQVILLTLIGANNGAREIAKERDVLNKELRSGLSPFAYIGTKVVFVTVLSLVQSLSMTWFVKTMCGFPGELGAQFWILFLSTLAMSSTCLMFSAVSRSPERASLLAIYLVGLQLPLSGAVLALPAWLTLLTRPFIAAYWGWSGYLRTFESFRHYDIVQQTTKTAIAQYNASWVLLIVHVVVGLGIAWVVLARNKNSLH, translated from the coding sequence ATGACAGGAGTTAGTGTGCATCAGCTCAGCTTTGCAGCTTCAAAAGACCCCGCCAAGCTGCTGCTGCAGGATCTGGACTTTGAAATTGCAGGAGGTGTTTTCGCTGTTTTGGTTGGTCCAAGTGGGTGCGGTAAGAGTACGCTCTTGCGGGTGCTTTCCGGTTTGACTTCTGCTACTTCGGGTCTTGTGCGGGTTGGAGGATATGATCCCGCTGAGCTTCGCACGGCCCTACCGCTTGCAGTTGGATACCTGCCTCAGTTCGCGGCATTTCATGAGAATCTCTCGGTTGAGGAGGTTCTGAGCAATTCCATGAGTCTACGGCTGCCTGGTGGAGTTTCACAGAATGACAGGGCGGCCTGGCTCAGGTCGATTGTGGAATTGTCAGGACTATCTGCGATCCTACATCAGCGTGTGGCCACTCTTTCTGGAGGACAACGGCGACGGCTGGCGCTGGCGGAGGAATTGGTAAGTGACCCGCAGTTTCTACTACTGGACGAATTGACCAGTGGGCTGGATCCCCATGCCGAACTTGAAATGATGCAATGGATGGCGGGGTTGGTGCAGCAGACAGGCAAGACGGTGGTTCTCGTGACTCATTCGGTAGCCAACCTGCAGTTTGCCAACACGGTACTGTTTCTCAACCGAGGGCGTCTGCTTTATGACGGTCCACCAGACCAGGTCCTTCCGTCATTTGGTGCGAGTTCGTGGGAAGAGGTATATGGGAGAGCCGACCAACTCGTGGCAACACGATTGGAATCCGGGACTTCAGATCGAGGGGGAGGACCAACTGCACTGCGTACCGCAGCACCGGCAGGAGTGATCAGACAGTTTTGTGTACTTCTTCAAAGGCAGGCCACTCTTTTCTTTAGAGACAAGGGGCAGATGTGGCTTCAGTTAATGCTGTTGATCACTTTTCCGGTTCTCGTGGCCGTCTTTGCCTCGAATGGGCTCCCTGAAGTCAGAAGTCTCTCGCTAAGGATTGAAACCAGTGTGGTGGATGGACTTACCGAGAGGCTCCATTTGATGAAGGAGTCTTTTCATGTGTCTTCGCTGGTCGCTGGCCTGAGCATGTTTCAGGTAATCCTTTTGACGCTGATAGGGGCCAATAATGGAGCCAGGGAGATTGCCAAAGAAAGGGATGTTCTGAACAAGGAGCTGAGATCGGGTCTGTCCCCCTTTGCTTACATCGGGACAAAAGTGGTCTTTGTGACTGTACTGAGTCTGGTGCAAAGCTTGTCGATGACTTGGTTCGTGAAAACCATGTGCGGCTTCCCAGGGGAACTTGGAGCTCAGTTTTGGATACTCTTCCTGTCGACTCTGGCCATGAGTTCGACGTGTTTGATGTTTTCAGCTGTTTCACGTTCGCCGGAGAGGGCGTCGTTGCTGGCCATCTATCTCGTTGGTCTTCAGCTACCACTGTCTGGTGCCGTGCTGGCGCTTCCAGCCTGGCTAACCCTTCTGACACGACCTTTTATTGCAGCGTACTGGGGATGGAGTGGCTACCTGAGGACCTTCGAGTCCTTCAGGCACTATGATATTGTCCAGCAGACAACCAAGACCGCAATAGCTCAGTACAATGCGTCATGGGTTCTACTGATAGTCCATGTTGTCGTGGGCTTGGGGATAGCCTGGGTGGTGCTGGCACGAAACAAGAATTCCCTTCACTAA